The Streptococcus marmotae genome contains the following window.
TCTTTACTATATGGAGCCCCATATCTGCTAGCACGATGCGCCCTCGCCTAATTCGAGCATTGTTTAATTGTCAAATTTCTCTGTTCCACAGAAATTGAACTGGTTTGCACTGCACTCCCTTCTTCTCCCTTAAGGACCCTTTTAAAACCTGCTTGAAGTTCTTGATTTTCCGTCGGTTTGACATAGACCCTATCACCATTTGTAGTGGGCGAATGAAAAACAATCACCTCCCCTTGCGCCGTAACGGCAAAGAAATAGGTATGAACATCCGGGTAATTATTCCAATTTTTATAAATTTCTACAATACGGTAGGTGCAGTACCGTCACCAGTCTCTGAGAGTTGGGCATCTAATTTTTGGGAGGATTCATCCTCATAAGAATAGATTTGGTCTATCATTTTGCCAGCTTCTTGTTCTGCCACATAGCCTATCTGTCCCATTTACTGGCTCCACTCTTCAATAAAATGCACCAACTGAACATACTTCCCTTGATCCCAAAACGTCTGAATAGCTGACGCTTTAGTGTCCACCTCAGATATTTTTCTTACTTGACCACTAGAAGTAGTAGTTGATGTATCGTTTGAGTTGATTTCGCTTCTCTTGTCTGGCGTGACTTCTTCCTTTTGGCTACAAACGCCTAGCAAAACTATTGCTAATACGAGACTCCCAATTATTTTTCCATAGGACTGCATAATTAACTCCTTTCTACATGTTACTTTTATTATGATCTATTCCAGAGCTTATGACTATCCTGAACCCTTCTAAATTAAAGTTAGCATCTTACATTAGACTGTTCCAAATGAAGCCAAGAAAGACTTCGCTTGCCAATACTTGTGTCCCCTATAAAACCAAAAGGATTTCCATCATCTGGCTTTGGAAATCCTTTCGTACTACTCACCTATTGTGTCTAACCAAAACGAAAACATGTAGGCTGTATTTGCTTCTAGCAAGTATTCATCATGAACTGGTGCGCCCCAAGAATTATCTCCTCCAACACCCATTTGAGCCGCCAATAGACGAATCCATGTGAATTGAGATGGTCCCAATTCTTCTTGGTGCGTTGCTTGCTCTAATTCATAAGCACTATGTGGTAACACACTCATTTCGAACGGTTTGTCCTTAGCGGTAAAACGCAAACCATACCCTTGCGAATCTGCCACTTCCAACCATCTAACATTACAACGATTCCCTGTTTCCTGCGGAACTAGGTAGGGCTGTAAATTTTTCTGAGCTGTTGTGTCAAAAATACCCAATCGTGCTCCTGACTTGCGATCAATATAGTTCTCCTCTGGTCCGTAGCCATAATATCGCACATGATGATAAGAGTTTTTTACCTTAAAATCAATCCCATATAGGGGTAAACTTGGTAGACCTTCATATCCTGGGTAATGTCCCTCAATCCGAATACGCCCCTTTCCATCAACCATATAAGCAACAGTATGAACAACATCTGTACCAATCGGCAACTGATGAGTGAATCGAATCGTTACTCCCGTCATAGATTCTTCCACGGATACATCAACACATTTTTGATATAGACTGGCACCTAACCAACTCCCCCTATCAAAACCATGCTTTGCTCCTCGATCATTGTCTGTTAAAGCACGCCAAAAGCTTGTCTTAGGAGTTCTGGTAATAAATTCCGTCCCATTTTTCACATAAGAAACTAGGCCACCTTCAATGACAGAAAATAAAATATCAAAATTATAGCCATGCACTCCAATATGACCATCACCCTTGACTACACGAAAATCGGCTGGAAAATCGGCTGGAAAATCGGCTGGAACCACACTAGACTCTACACATTGTATTGTCTGACCCCAACTCAATTCATGCCCTTTTTCTGCCCACAATGTATCCTTGCATAAATGCTGAGTTACCTCATAGGTATATTCACCTGCTATTGTTTGTCTTGGATAATCAAGCGATACATAGGTCACTTCTCCAGCTAAAATCGTTCGTTGAAATTCCTTTTGCCAAATTAACTCTCCATCACGCCTCAAGCGGGCTACAAAATAGGAATCACTAGTATCAGCAAACAAACATTGATTATGGATGGTTACTCCATGTACATCCGGCTTCAGGATGACATTTGCATACAATTGTTTCACCTCTTGTAATTTCGCAGTCGGTTTGCGATTAGCAAATACTAAGCCATTGCCGCAAAATTCAAAATCTGTAGCACGATCCCCCCAATCCCCACCGTATGTAAGGACTTTTTGACCAAAATCATTCTGCTTGAAAAGCGCTTGGTCAATATAGTCCCAGATAAAACCTCCTTGATAATGTGGATACCGATTCGCCAATTCCGTATAAAGGTGCATTCCTCCTAAAGAATTTCCCATCGCATGCATATACTCACACAAAATAAGCGGCTTAGAAGGTTTCTTCTCAAGATATTGGATTACATCAGCAGGCGTGGTGTACATCTGCGACTCTACATCGCTGGCCTCTTCAAACTCTCTATTCCAAAAAACACCTTCGTAGTGGACAATTCGTGTATCATCCACCTTGTGGAAAAATTCCGTCATCGCAGCGATGCATTCCCCAGCATACGATTCATTCCCGCAAGACCACATCAGGATGGATGGATGGTTTTTATCTCTCTGGAACATGTTGTTTGCACGATCTAACACATTCTCACGCCACATCGGTAAACTCCCCGGTACATTCCATGAAGGTTCGACTCCGACAGGCTTCTGCCAAGAGCCGTGACTTTCTAAATTCGCTTCGTCAATTACATATAAGCCATATTCGTCACATAGCTCATACCAGCGACTCTGGTTTGGATAATGAGATGTCCGCACAGCATTAATATTATGCTGTTTCATCAGACGAATATCCCAGAGCATTTCTTTCTCAGTTATTGCACGCCCCCTTTCCGGATGAAATTCGTGTCGGTTGACTCCTTTGAAAATAATACGTTCTCCATTCAGATACATCACTCCGTTTTGGATTTCAAACGTCCTAAAACCAACCTGTTGCCGTACAACTTCAATAGTCTGGTTATCCCGAACAAGCCGTAATTCCAACTGATAAAGATTTGGTTGCTCTGCACTCCAAGTAAGCACCGAAGAAAGTTGTTTTTCTAAAATAATTTTTTCTTTGGCTACTTCACGGTGCTGATAAACAACATCTCCTCCTGCATTTTTCAATTCTGCACAAAGATAAACATCTGTCACATCGCCGACAATTTGTAGCTCTGCCCAAAAAGAACCATTCTGATAGTGATTCGCTAGGCTTCCCTTTACAAATAAATCTTGCACATGAACTTCCGGAATAGCATATAGATAGACTTCCCTAAAAATCCCTGAAAATCGCCAAAAATCTTGATCCTCTAACCAACTTGCACTTGAACGTTTATAAACTTCAACAGCTAGCTTATTTTCCCCTTTTTGAATATACTCCGTAACATCAAACTCAGATGGCGTAAACGAGTCTTCTCCGTAGCCTATAAATTGACCATTTAGCCATACATAAAAGGCTGTTTCAACCCCTTGAAACGATAAAAATATTCGCTTATCCTGCAAAGGATTTTCTAACTCAAACTCCTTTACATAAGAACTAACTGGATTGTACTCTTTTGAGATATGCGGGGGCCGCAATGCTTCCTGACCATCCCAAGGATACAAAGAATTGATATACTGAGGAGTATCATATCCTTGCAACTGTATGTGCCCCGGTACCTGAATCGTATTAAAAGAACGGACATCATATTCCAATTTATAAAAATCCTTGATTCTCAAACTTGGGTTTACAGCATAGGCAAATTTCCAACTACCGTTTAGCGATTGTTTTAATGGGCATAGCTTCGAATCCGCTTGCGACACTGTTTCATAATATGCGTGCGCAGAATGCGCCGGAATCGTATTCACTCCAAACACTTCAGAATCCTCTAACCATCCTAAACTAGGTTCTCTATAATTCATCATTTTCTCTTTCTATTGACATTGTTTTACCCTATTACATAGGCTATTTCGTTGACCCTAACATTCCAGCCACAAAGTACTTTTGCAACGCAAAGAAAATAACCAATGTAGGAATTGTTGCTAACAAGACTCCTGACATAATAAGACCGAAGTCAGGAGAATAACTAGAAC
Protein-coding sequences here:
- a CDS encoding DUF4767 domain-containing protein, producing MVEIYKNWNNYPDVHTYFFAVTAQGEVIVFHSPTTNGDRVYVKPTENQELQAGFKRVLKGEEGSAVQTSSISVEQRNLTIKQCSN
- a CDS encoding glycoside hydrolase family 2 TIM barrel-domain containing protein; translated protein: MNYREPSLGWLEDSEVFGVNTIPAHSAHAYYETVSQADSKLCPLKQSLNGSWKFAYAVNPSLRIKDFYKLEYDVRSFNTIQVPGHIQLQGYDTPQYINSLYPWDGQEALRPPHISKEYNPVSSYVKEFELENPLQDKRIFLSFQGVETAFYVWLNGQFIGYGEDSFTPSEFDVTEYIQKGENKLAVEVYKRSSASWLEDQDFWRFSGIFREVYLYAIPEVHVQDLFVKGSLANHYQNGSFWAELQIVGDVTDVYLCAELKNAGGDVVYQHREVAKEKIILEKQLSSVLTWSAEQPNLYQLELRLVRDNQTIEVVRQQVGFRTFEIQNGVMYLNGERIIFKGVNRHEFHPERGRAITEKEMLWDIRLMKQHNINAVRTSHYPNQSRWYELCDEYGLYVIDEANLESHGSWQKPVGVEPSWNVPGSLPMWRENVLDRANNMFQRDKNHPSILMWSCGNESYAGECIAAMTEFFHKVDDTRIVHYEGVFWNREFEEASDVESQMYTTPADVIQYLEKKPSKPLILCEYMHAMGNSLGGMHLYTELANRYPHYQGGFIWDYIDQALFKQNDFGQKVLTYGGDWGDRATDFEFCGNGLVFANRKPTAKLQEVKQLYANVILKPDVHGVTIHNQCLFADTSDSYFVARLRRDGELIWQKEFQRTILAGEVTYVSLDYPRQTIAGEYTYEVTQHLCKDTLWAEKGHELSWGQTIQCVESSVVPADFPADFPADFRVVKGDGHIGVHGYNFDILFSVIEGGLVSYVKNGTEFITRTPKTSFWRALTDNDRGAKHGFDRGSWLGASLYQKCVDVSVEESMTGVTIRFTHQLPIGTDVVHTVAYMVDGKGRIRIEGHYPGYEGLPSLPLYGIDFKVKNSYHHVRYYGYGPEENYIDRKSGARLGIFDTTAQKNLQPYLVPQETGNRCNVRWLEVADSQGYGLRFTAKDKPFEMSVLPHSAYELEQATHQEELGPSQFTWIRLLAAQMGVGGDNSWGAPVHDEYLLEANTAYMFSFWLDTIGE